In Gallus gallus isolate bGalGal1 chromosome 6, bGalGal1.mat.broiler.GRCg7b, whole genome shotgun sequence, a single genomic region encodes these proteins:
- the CHST3 gene encoding carbohydrate sulfotransferase 3, producing the protein MERRSALPQDFREVLHCLKMRSKYAVLLVFVVGLVIIEKENNFISRVSDKLKQSPQVLPEANETEASPVQAENGSLASLRQLDTAFSQLRTRLRNVTLQLAGELGIAAPEPRRHVLLMATTRTGSSFVGEFFNQQGNIFYLFEPLWHIERTVTFEPGGANAVGSALVYRDVLQQLLLCDLYILESFISPAPEEHLTAALFRRGSSHSLCEEPVCTPSLKKVFEKYHCKNRRCGPLNITLAAEACRRKQHMALKTVRIRQLEFLQPLAEDPRLDLRIIQLVRDPRAVLASRMVAFSGKYESWKKWAAEGEAPLQEDEVQRLRGNCESIRLSAELGLRQPRWLRGRYMLVRYEDVARAPLRKALEMYRFAGIRPTPQVEEWIRANTQAPQDSNGIYSTQKNSSEQFEKWRFSIPFKLAQVVQDACEPAMRLFGYKLASSAQELTNRSLSLLEEGPPTRIT; encoded by the exons ATGGAGAGGAGATCAGCTTTGCCCCAGGATTTTCGGGAGGTGCTGCACTGCCTGAAGATGAGGAGCAAGTATGCCGTGCTGCTGGTGTTCGTGGTGGGGCTAGTCATCATCgagaaggaaaacaacttcATCTCCAG GGTGTCGGACAAGCTGAAGCAATCCCCGCAGGTGCTGCCGGAGGCCAACGAGACAGAGGCCAGCCCAGTGCAGGCTGAGAACGGGTCTCTGGCCTCACTGCGGCAGCTGGACACAGCCTTCTCACAGCTGAGGACGCGGCTGCGCAACGTCACCTTGCAGTTGGCTGGGGAGCTGGGCATAGCAGCCCCAGAGCCGCGGCGGCATGTCCTGCTGATGGCCACCACACGCACCGGCTCCTCCTTCGTTGGGGAGTTCTTCAACCAGCAGGGCAACATATTCTACCTCTTTGAGCCCCTGTGGCACATCGAGAGGACGGTCACTTTTGAGCCAGGGGGGGCCAACGCGGTGGGCTCGGCCCTGGTGTACCGCGacgtgctgcagcagctcctcctctgTGACCTCTACATTCTGGAGAGCTTCATCTCACCAGCGCCCGAGGAGCACCTAACTGCTGCCCTGTTCCGGCGGGGCTCCAGCCACTCACTCTGTGAGGAGCCCGTCTGCACACCCAGCCTCAAGAAGGTCTTTGAGAAGTACCACTGCAAGAACCGCCGCTGCGGGCCTCTCAACATCACGCTGGCAGCTGAAGCATGCCGGCGCAAGCAGCACATGGCCTTGAAGACGGTGCGCATCCGGCAGCTGGAGTTCCTGCAGCCCCTGGCCGAGGACCCGCGGCTGGACCTGCGCATTATCCAGCTGGTGCGGGACCCACGTGCCGTGCTGGCGTCGCGCATGGTGGCCTTCTCGGGCAAGTACGAGAGCTGGAAGAAGTGGGCGGCCGAGGGGGAGGCCCCGCTGCAGGAGGACGAGGTGCAACGGCTGCGGGGCAACTGCGAGAGCATCCGGCTGTCGGCCGAGCTGGGACTGCGGCAGCCGCGCTGGCTGCGAGGCCGTTACATGCTGGTGCGCTACGAGGACGTGGCACGGGCGCCGCTGCGCAAGGCGCTGGAGATGTACCGCTTCGCCGGCATCCGCCCCACGCCACAGGTGGAGGAGTGGATCCGCGCCAACACACAGGCACCACAGGACAGCAACGGCATTTACTCCACGCAGAAGAACTCCTCGGAGCAGTTTGAGAAGTGGCGGTTCAGCATCCCCTTCAAGCTGGCGCAGGTGGTGCAGGATGCCTGCGAGCCGGCCATGAGGCTCTTTGGCTACAAGCTGGCCAGCAGTGCGCAGGAGCTGACCAACCGCTCGCTCAGCCTGCTGGAGGAGGGGCCCCCCACACGGATCACGTAG
- the AIFM2 gene encoding ferroptosis suppressor protein 1 codes for MGSRLSVDDSVRVVIVGGGFGGIAAASQLKSWAVPFVLVDMRDAFHHNVAALRASVESGFARKTFISYSVTFGDSFRQGKVVGIDPERQQVLLSDGEELHYSHLILATGSDGPFPGKFNKVIDMESAIQTYEDMVKEIEKSERILVVGGGAAGVEMAAEIKTEYPAKEVTLIHSKIALADVELLQSVRQEVKEILLRKGVRLLLSEKVSNVENLTTNQFQKDMVVRTEKGTEVVVDMVVLCTGIKINSSAYATAFGDKLASNGALNVNKHLQLEGYDNIYAIGDCANLKEPKMAYHAELHANIVVSNIINSLTHKPLKTYQPGSLTFLLSMGKNDGVGQVKGYYVGHLLVTIAKSRDLFVSKSWKTMGQPMPS; via the exons ATGGGCTCCAGGCTGTCCGTGGACGACTCCGTGCGCGTCGTCATCGTCGGCGGCGGCTTTGGTGGCATCGCGGCCGCCAGCCAGCTCAAGTCCTGGGCCGTCCCTTTCGTGCTGGTGGACATGAGAGATGCTTTCCACCACAACGTCGCTGCCCTCCGGGCTTCCGTGGAGAGCG GATTTGCCAGGAAGACTTTCATCTCCTACTCCGTCACCTTTGGCGACAGCTTCCGACAAGGCAAAGTGGTGGGCATAGACCCCGAGAGGCAGCAGGTCCTGCTCAGTGATGGCGAG GAACTTCACTACTCCCACCTCATCCTTGCAACTGGCAGTGATGGACCATTCCCTGGGAAGTTCAACAAGGTCATTGACATGGAAAGCGCCATCCAGACCTATGAAGACATGGTTAAGGAG ATTGAGAAATCTGAGCGCATCCTAGTAGTGGgaggtggtgctgctggagtTGAGATGGCTGCAGAGATCAAAACAGAGTACCCAGCCAAAGAG GTCACCCTCATTCACTCAAAAATTGCACTAGCTGACGTAGAGCTGCTACAGAGCGTCCGTCAGGAGGTGAAAGAGATTCTCCTCAGGAAAGGAGTGCGGCTCCTATTAA GTGAGAAGGTCAGCAACGTGGAAAATCTCACAACGAACCAGTTCCAGAAGGACATGGTAGTAAGGACAGAAAAGGGCACAGAGGTTGTTGTTGATATGGTGGTCCTGTGCACAGGGATAAAGATTAACTCCTCAGCATACGCCACTGCATTTG GAGACAAACTGGCAAGCAACGGAGCTTTGAACGTTAACAAGCACCTCCAGCTGGAAGGCTATGACAACATCTATGCCATTGGAGACTGTGCGAACCTGAAGGAACCAAAGATGGCATACCACGCTGAGCTGCATGCCAACATTGTAGTGTCAAATATCATCAACAGCTTGACACACAAGCCGCTTAAAACCTACCAACCAG gaTCACTAACATTCCTGCTTTCAATGGGCAAGAATGATGGTGTAGGCCAGGTGAAGGGATACTACGTGGGACACCTCCTAGTGACCATTGCTAAAAGTCGGGACCTGTTTGTTTCCAAGAGCTGGAAGACAATGGGACAGCCAATGCCCTCTTAA
- the H2AFY2 gene encoding core histone macro-H2A.2 isoform X1, producing the protein MSGRSGKKKMSKLSRSSRAGVIFPVGRMMRYLKKGTYKYRIGVGAPVYMAAVIEYLAAEILELAGNAARDNKKGRIAPRHILLAVANDEELNQLLKGVTIASGGVLPRIQPELLAKKRGAKGKSETILSPAPEKKGRKSMVSKKSGKKAKSNKARTPKKNKQKDSEKEGASNSTSEDGPGDGFTILSSKSLVPGQKLSLTQSDISHIGSMKVEGIVHPTTAEIDLKEEIGKALEKAGGKEFLETVKELRKSQGPLEVAEAALTQSSGLAAKFVIHCHIPQWGSDKCEEQLEETIKNCLTAAEDKKLKSVAFPPFPSGRNCFPKQTAAQVTLRAISTHFDGTSSSSLKNIYFLLFDSESIGIYVQEMAKLDTK; encoded by the exons ATGTCAGGCCGcagtgggaagaagaaaatgtccaAGCTGTCACGCTCCAGCAGGGCAGGTGTTATTTTCCCTGTGGGGAGGATGATGCGCTACCTAAAGAAAGGAACATACAAGTACCGGATAGGTGTTGGAGCACCGGTTTACATGGCAGCAGTCATAGAGTATCTAGCAG CTGAAATTCTAGAACTGGCAGGAAATGCAGCGAGAGAcaacaagaaaggaagaatcGCCCCCAGACATATCCTCCTGGCAGTAGCAAATGATGAAGAGCTGAATCAG TTGCTAAAAGGTGTGACTATAGCAAGCGGAGGGGTCCTGCCCAGAATTCAGCCAGAGCTTCTAGCCAAGAAACGGGGTGCCAAAGGCAAATCTGAGACAATCCTTTCCCCTGCTCCtgagaagaagggaaggaaatccATGGTGAGCAAAAAGAGTGGGAAGAAGGCAAAGTCTAACAAGGCCCGGACGCCTAAAAAG AATAAACAGAAGGACAGTGAAAAGGAAGGAGCTTCAAATTCAACATCTGAAGATGGACCTGGGGATGGTTTCACCATCTTGTCCTCCAAGAGCCTCGTGCCAGGACAAAAG ctttctctgaCACAGAGTGACATCAGCCATATTGGCTCCATGAAGGTAGAAGGCATTGTTCACCCCACAACTGCTGAAATAGACCTCAAGGAAGAAATAG GCAAGGCTTTGGAAAAGGCAGGAGGGAAAGAGTTTTTAGAAACAGTGAAGGAGCTTCGCAAATCTCAAGGACCTTTGGAAGTTGCTGAAG CTGCACTTACTCAGTCCAGCGGGCTAGCAGCAAAGTTTGTCATCCACTGTCACATCCCACAGTGGGGTTCAGACAAGTGCGAAGAGCAGCTTGAAGAGACCATAAAGAACTGCTTAACAGCCGCAGAAGACAAGAAGTTGAAGTCTGTGgctttccccccttttcccagTGGCAG AAACTGCTTCCCAAAACAGACAGCGGCCCAGGTGACTCTCAGAGCTATTTCCACCCATTTTGATGGCACCAGCTCTTCCTCCCTGAAGAACATTTACTTTCTGCTCTTTGACAGTGAAAGTATTGGCATCTACGTGCAAGAAATGGCCAAGCTAGACACTAAGTAG